The window CTGGAGCTCGGTGGCCAGGTCGACGAGGCGCTGGTGAGCGGCGACGTGCGCCTGACCCAGGGCGGCGAGCCGACCTTCGTCTCGATCGACGACCGCGAAGGCGCCGAGTGGAACACCGACGCCCTCGGGCCCACCAAGCGCGGCTATGCCACCGCGCTGGTGCAGAAGCTGCGCGCCGAGTACGGCGACGGCGGCTTCCTGCATTTCGGCCAGGGCAAGTGGTATCCGGGTGAACAGCTGCCACGCTGGGCGCTGTCGGTGTTCTGGCGTGCCGACGGCGAGCCGGCCTGGCTCGACCCCGCGCGCTTCGCCGACGAGCGCGAGCCGGGCACCTGCACCAGCGCCGACGGCGAGCGCTTCCTGCGCGCGCTGGCGCAGCGCCTCGGCCTGGCCACCGATTACATCCAGGCCGGCTACGAGGATGTCTGGTACTACCTGTGGCGGGAACGCCGCCTGCCGGTCAATGTCGACCCGTTCGACGCGCGCCTCGACGACGAAATGGAGCGCGCGCGGCTGCGCAAGGTGTTCGGGCAGAAGCTCGACACGGTGGTCGGGCACGTGCTGCCGATCAAGGTCAGCGAGGGGGCCGCGGCGCTGGCCGGCAGCCGCTGGGAGACCGGGCCCTGGTTCTTCCGCGACGAGCGCATGTACCTGATGCCGGGCGACTCGCCGATGGGCTACCGCCTGCCGCTCGACTCGCTGCCGTGGGTCAGCCGGGCCGACTACCCCTACCTGGTCGAGCGCGATCCCTTTGCGCCGGCGGAGCCGCTGCCGAGCGCGGCCGCGCTGCGTGCACGCCATGCCGGTGCCGGCGTGGCCGCGCAGGCCGGCTATCCATTCCCCGCCTATGCCTATGCGGCGGCGGCCGGCGGTCCGGCGCCGCTGGCGCTGCAGCCGCCGCGGCTGCGCGCGGCCCCCGGCCGCGACGGCAGCGGCGGGGCGGCCGCCTCGGCGCCGCCGTCGCACGCGGCCGCCGACCGCTTCCCCGACCGCTTCGAGTCGGCCGCCTGGATCACCCGCACTGCCTTGTGCGTGGAGGCGCGCCAAGGCGTGCTCTATGTCTTCATGCCGCCGCTGGCGCTGCTGGACGACTACCTCGACCTGCTCTGCGCGATCGAGCAGACCGCCGCGGCGCAGGGTGTCAAGCTGGTGCTGGAAGGCTACCCGCCGCCGCGCGACGCGCGCCTGAAGATGCTGCAGGTCACCCCCGACCCGGGCGTGATCGAGGTCAACATCCATCCGGCGCACGACTTCGCCGAGCTGGTGCAGCACACCGAGTTCCTCTACGACGCCGCCTGGCTGTCGCGCCTGTCGAGCGAGAAGTTCATGGTCGACGGCCGCCATGTCGGCACCGGCGGCGGCAACCACTTCGTGCTGGGCGGCGCCACGCCGGCCGACAGCCCCTTCCTGCGCCGGCCCGACCTGCTGGCCAGCCTGATCGGCTACTGGCACAACCATCCCTCGCTGTCCTACCTGTTCTCCGGGCTCTTCATCGGCCCGACCAGCCAGGCGCCGCGGGTGGACGAGGCGCGCAACGACCAGGTCTACGAGCTCGACGTGGCCTTCGCCGAGATCCACCGCAACAAGCTGCTGTACGGCCAGGACATGCCACCGTGGCTGGTCGACCGGGTACTGCGCAACATCCTGATCGACGTCACCGGCAACACCCACCGCAGCGAGTTCTGCATCGACAAGCTCTACTCGCCGGATTCCGCCACCGGCCGCCTGGGGCTGCTGGAACTGCGGGCCTTCGAGATGCCCCCGCATGCGCGCATGAGCATCGTGCAGCAGTTGCTGCTGCGCGCGCTGGTGGCGCGTTTCTGGCACGCCCCCTACACCACGCCGCTGACGCGCTGGGGCACCGAGCTGCATGACCGCTTCATGCTGCCCACCTTCCTGCGCATGGATTTCGACGACGTGCTGGAGGAAATGGGCGAGGCCGGCTTCGCCTTCGACCCGGCCTGGTTCGGCCCGCATTTCGAGTTCCGCTTCCCGCGCTATGGCGAGGTGTCGGCACGCGGCATGCAACTGACCCTGCGCGGCGCGCTGGAGCCGTGGCACGTGATGGGCGAGGAGGGGGCGGCCGGCGGCACGGTGCGCTATGTCGATTCCTCGCTGGAGCGGCTGGAGGTCCACGTCACCGGTCTCAACGACAACCGCCACGTGGTCACGGTGAACGGCGCGCCGCTGCCGCTGCAGCCGACCGGCACGGTCGGCGAATACGTGGCCGGGGTGCGCTACAAGGCATGGTCGCCGGCCTCGGCGCTGCATCCGACCATCGGCGTGCATGCCCCGCTGACCTTCGACATCGTCGATACCTGGATGGAGCGCTCGCTGGCCGGCTGCCGCTACTACGTCGCGCATCCGGGCGGGCGCAACTACGACACCTTCCCGGTCAATGCCTATGAAGCGGAGAGCCGCCGGCTGGCGCGCTTCGCCGCGCTCGGGCACACGCCGGGCCGGATGCGCGTGGCGCGCGCCCAGCCGAGCCGGGAGTTCCCCTTCACCCTGGACCTGCGGCGGACCTGATGGCGGCCACCACCGGCACCGCGGCGTGGGCGGGCGCACCCGGCGCGGCGCCGGTGCGGCCGCCCGATGATAGGATGCGCGAGGGGCGGCGCGGGCCGGGCGCAGATCCGCGCGCCTGCCGGCCGCCCCGGGCAGAAGCGATATCGTGATTCCTATTTCCCAAGACTCCCCGGCCATGGGTGACGCCGCACAGACGCCGCCTTCGCCACAGACACCGCCGACGCTGTTCGACAGCGGTGCCGACGCCGCCGAACTGGGCGCCGCGCTGGCGGCGCCCGCGGTGGCGGGCCGCTACGACGAGATGCGCGGCGCCGCCGCCGTGCTGCAATCGGCCGCGCTCGCGCCTGCCTGGCGCGAGTTCTTCAACTGGCTGGGCAGTGTCGGCTTCGCCGACCTCGACCGCCGCGCCGACGCGCTGCAGCGGCGCATGCGCGAGAACGCGCTGGCCTACCAGCTCCATGACACGCAGAAGCAGGGCGCGGCCACGCCGCCGTGGTCGCTCGACCTGCTGCCGCTGATCCTCGGCGCGCAGGACTGGAGCGTGATCGAGCACGGCGTGCTGCAGCGCATGCGCCTGCTCAACGCCGTCCTGCGTGACGTCTACGGCCCGCAGGAGGTGCTGCGCCGCGGCCTGCTGCCGCCGGCGCTGGTCACCGGCCATCCGGGCTACCTGCGGCCCATGTGCGGCGCCCGCGTCGCCGGCGACACCTGGCTGCACGTGGCGGCCTTCGACCTGGCGCGCGGCCCCGACGGCCAGTGGTGCCTGCTGGCCCAGCACACCCAGGGCCCGTCCGGCCTCGGCTACCTGCTCGAGAACCGCGTGATCGTCTCGCGGCTGTTCCCGCGCGCCTTCCGCGGCCTGCGCGTGCAGCGCCTTGCCGCCAGCTACCGCGCGCTGCTGGAAAGCCTGCAGGAGATGTCCCCGGCGGGGCGCAACGCGCGCATCGTGCTGCTCACGCCCGGCCCCTACGCCGCCACCTATTTCGAGCATGCGTACCTGGCGCGCTACCTGGGCCTGACGCTGGTCGAGGGCGGCGACCTGACCGCGCGCGACAACCACGTCTACCTGAAGACGCTGCGCGGCCTGGAGCCGGTGCACGGCATCCTGCGCCGCGTCGACGACGACTGGCTGGATCCGCTCGAGCTGCGCTCCGATTCCGTGCTGGGCGTGCCCGGCCTGCTGCAGGCGGTGCGCGCCGGCAATGTACTGCTGGCCAACGTGCCCGGTTCCGGCTTCCTGGAGTCGCCCGGCGTGCTGGGCTTCCTGCCCGGACTGGCGCAGGCGCTGCTGGGCGAGACGCTGGCGCTGCCGGCGGTGCATTCCTGGTGGTGCGGCGAGCAGGCCGCCTGCAACGAGGCGCTGCCCCTGCTCGGGCGCAGCATCATCCGGCCGACCTATCCGGCCAGCGTGCAGGCCGGTGGCAGCTTCGACCCGGTCATCGGCGCGCGGTTGACGCCACAGCAGCTCGCCGACTGGCGCGCCCGCATCGCCGCGCAGCCGGCGCACTACACCATCCAGGCCGACCTGCCGCTGTCGCAGGCGCCGACCTGGGCCGGCCGCGCCCAGGGCGGGGACGGCGGCGCGCGCATCGTGCCGCGCCCGCTGCTGCTGCGCGTGTTCGCCCTGGTCGACGGCGCCGGCTCCTGGCGCGTGCTGCCGGGCGGGCTGGCCCGCGTCGGC of the Cupriavidus malaysiensis genome contains:
- a CDS encoding DUF2126 domain-containing protein, which translates into the protein MPIHVALHHVTRYRYDRSVRLGPQVVRLRPAPHCRTPILSYSLRVEPAQHFVNWQQDPFANYMARLVFPEPTRSLEITVDLVAEMSVYNPFDFFLEESAQTFPFRYDEAQRQELAPYLACDSATGGAPAFRAYLDSIDREPARTIDFLVALNQRLQHDIRYLVRMEPGVQTPEQTLQLASGSCRDSGWLLVQLCRHLGLAARFVSGYLIQLTPDVKSLDGPSGTEVDFTDLHAWCEVYLPGAGWIGLDPTSGLLAGEGHIPLACTPHPSSAAPVDGLIDECEVEFEHEMRVTRIYESPRVTKPYTEEQWQQVLELGGQVDEALVSGDVRLTQGGEPTFVSIDDREGAEWNTDALGPTKRGYATALVQKLRAEYGDGGFLHFGQGKWYPGEQLPRWALSVFWRADGEPAWLDPARFADEREPGTCTSADGERFLRALAQRLGLATDYIQAGYEDVWYYLWRERRLPVNVDPFDARLDDEMERARLRKVFGQKLDTVVGHVLPIKVSEGAAALAGSRWETGPWFFRDERMYLMPGDSPMGYRLPLDSLPWVSRADYPYLVERDPFAPAEPLPSAAALRARHAGAGVAAQAGYPFPAYAYAAAAGGPAPLALQPPRLRAAPGRDGSGGAAASAPPSHAAADRFPDRFESAAWITRTALCVEARQGVLYVFMPPLALLDDYLDLLCAIEQTAAAQGVKLVLEGYPPPRDARLKMLQVTPDPGVIEVNIHPAHDFAELVQHTEFLYDAAWLSRLSSEKFMVDGRHVGTGGGNHFVLGGATPADSPFLRRPDLLASLIGYWHNHPSLSYLFSGLFIGPTSQAPRVDEARNDQVYELDVAFAEIHRNKLLYGQDMPPWLVDRVLRNILIDVTGNTHRSEFCIDKLYSPDSATGRLGLLELRAFEMPPHARMSIVQQLLLRALVARFWHAPYTTPLTRWGTELHDRFMLPTFLRMDFDDVLEEMGEAGFAFDPAWFGPHFEFRFPRYGEVSARGMQLTLRGALEPWHVMGEEGAAGGTVRYVDSSLERLEVHVTGLNDNRHVVTVNGAPLPLQPTGTVGEYVAGVRYKAWSPASALHPTIGVHAPLTFDIVDTWMERSLAGCRYYVAHPGGRNYDTFPVNAYEAESRRLARFAALGHTPGRMRVARAQPSREFPFTLDLRRT
- a CDS encoding circularly permuted type 2 ATP-grasp protein translates to MGDAAQTPPSPQTPPTLFDSGADAAELGAALAAPAVAGRYDEMRGAAAVLQSAALAPAWREFFNWLGSVGFADLDRRADALQRRMRENALAYQLHDTQKQGAATPPWSLDLLPLILGAQDWSVIEHGVLQRMRLLNAVLRDVYGPQEVLRRGLLPPALVTGHPGYLRPMCGARVAGDTWLHVAAFDLARGPDGQWCLLAQHTQGPSGLGYLLENRVIVSRLFPRAFRGLRVQRLAASYRALLESLQEMSPAGRNARIVLLTPGPYAATYFEHAYLARYLGLTLVEGGDLTARDNHVYLKTLRGLEPVHGILRRVDDDWLDPLELRSDSVLGVPGLLQAVRAGNVLLANVPGSGFLESPGVLGFLPGLAQALLGETLALPAVHSWWCGEQAACNEALPLLGRSIIRPTYPASVQAGGSFDPVIGARLTPQQLADWRARIAAQPAHYTIQADLPLSQAPTWAGRAQGGDGGARIVPRPLLLRVFALVDGAGSWRVLPGGLARVGSREALFNAPMPRGGSTVDAWVMTDGVVDPTTLLQTHLGPEDLVERQRTISSRAAENLFWLGRYTERAANLTRLGLAALERLRGEDDVESPAHLHLIDALCRDSGLVPPETPHAAEAPNAFEQAMSDALTLGTGSGVGIATCLSGMRSAAAAIRERLSREQWRLIDDAAQLLEAHATAGESAEERDADALQMLERLNLLLSSITGAQVDNMTRDDGWRLLSIGRQIDRIEFLSRVLLFAFEDGAIEKPDAFELVLELFDSAITFRSRFQRCFDVAPLLSLVLLDKDNPRSLAWVEQTLRGRLSKVDRNERDALSELADGIPEIGGWPLQALCETDAQGRHAFLLARLRESSEAAWELSNRIGERYFSHVREAGRALWG